A genomic window from Salvia hispanica cultivar TCC Black 2014 chromosome 5, UniMelb_Shisp_WGS_1.0, whole genome shotgun sequence includes:
- the LOC125189572 gene encoding protein FAR1-RELATED SEQUENCE 5-like has translation MAAHKDPVTGNILDTSFCCCREGFRTTNNRGVKNPRPEIRCGCKAMMKINCRYGGKFRIVKFIEEHNHELCDPEKSYQFRCFRQMSNVQQTQVDVAQSCGLPPKKIIDVMAKEVGGIQHLGFTHIDLKNYLRTKRTLEIKQGDSGGVLQYLQRMSSEDPHFYYAIQLDVEDLIFWTDGRMIQVFGHFGDVVCFDTTYRKHRDGRPIALFVGVNHHKQTNVFGAALLYDETIETFEWLFAAFEDAMMGKRPKTILTDQDQAMSAALASKWPSTYHRLCVWHIFQNAAIHLSSVFSSFKNTFAADFSRCIYDYEEESEFLDAWNKMLEKYDLKDNQWLARLFSLREKWALVYGRNTFCADIITTQRSECMNAVVKHYVSYKNNIVEVFHHFQRLIDDRREKESTEDFKNAQSSPVMTFPLEILKHAAALYTHKMFALFSEELRKAFESKIESENELGSSRIYKVRPFHRTNEHTVTYDSIGGSISCSCRKFEFSGILCSHSLKVLTFMNIDRIPDEYILKRWTKHAKNGTPRGCDEGVIVDEKSRKKQQYKELCNSFMQLAAKAVESEDGYTYASDCLLKMGNDIDGMVGKANNVTVEANKVGDVVTVAADGNANESQIRGLKPKGRVTYQSSKRPKNALEQAIRKKRKPKATKSGLEHASSTQESDGTTTLINDEYWNLTYTALDPPSTS, from the coding sequence ATGGCTGCTCATAAAGATCCAGTTACTGGCAATATATTGGACACTAGTTTTTGTTGTTGCAGAGAAGGATTTAGAACAACAAACAATCGAGGTGTTAAAAATCCTCGTCCTGAAATTAGGTGTGGGTGTAAGGCTATGATGAAAATTAACTGTAGATATGGAGGAAAGTTCCGCATTGTGAAGTTCATTGAAGAGCACAATCATGAATTGTGTGATCCGGAAAAGTCTTACCAGTTTAGATGTTTTAGACAAATGTCTAATGTTCAACAAACTCAAGTTGATGTGGCTCAAAGTTGTGGATTGCCTCCAAAGAAAATTATAGATGTAATGGCAAAAGAAGTTGGCGGAATTCAACATCTTGGTTTTACTCATATTGATTTGAAGAATTATTTGAGAACAAAGAGGACTTTGGAGATCAAGCAAGGCGATAGTGGAGgtgttttacaatatttacaaaGGATGAGTAGTGAAGATCCACACTTTTACTATGCAATACAATTGGACGTGGAagatttgatattttggaCAGATGGTAGGATGATACAAGTTTTTGGTCATTTTGGTGATGTCGTTTGCTTTGATACTACATACAGAAAACATCGAGATGGCAGACCAATCGCCTTGTTCGTCGGCGTTAATCAtcataaacaaacaaatgtgTTTGGTGCAGCTTTATTGTATGATGAAACGATTGAAACCTTTGAATGGTTGTTTGCTGCATTTGAAGATGCCATGATGGGAAAGAGACCAAAAACCATCTTAACAGATCAAGATCAAGCAATGAGCGCTGCTTTAGCTTCCAAGTGGCCATCAACTTATCATCGCCTATGTGTTTGGCATATTTTTCAGAATGCAGCCATTCATCTCTCGAGTGTTTTTTCGAGTTTCAAGAACACATTTGCAGCTGATTTTAGTCGTTGTATATACGACTATGAAGAAGAGTCAGAATTCCTTGATGCATGGAACAAAATGTTAGAGAAATACGACTTGAAAGATAATCAGTGGTTGGCAAGATTGTTTTCTCTAAGGGAAAAATGGGCATTGGTTTATGGAAGAAATACTTTTTGTGCAGATATCATCACAACTCAACGGAGTGAGTGCATGAATGCTGTTGTGAAGCATTATGTAAGTTACAAAAACAATATTGTTGAGGTGTTCCATCATTTTCAAAGGTTGATAGATGATCGTCGTGAGAAGGAATCAACAGAAGATTTCAAAAATGCTCAAAGTTCTCCTGTTATGACATTTCCATTGGAAATATTAAAGCATGCCGCTGCCTTATATACACATAAGATGTTTGCATTGTTTAGCGAAGAGTTGAGAAAGGCATTTGAAAGCAAGATCGAGAGTGAGAATGAGCTTGGAAGTTCAAGAATATATAAGGTCAGGCCATTTCATCGAACTAATGAGCATACAGTCACATATGATTCTATTGGAGGTTCTATTTCTTGCAGTTGTAGAAAGTTTGAATTCTCAGGTATTTTATGCTCACATAGTTTAAAAGTCTTAACATTTATGAATATCGATCGCATACCtgatgaatatattttaaagcGGTGGACCAAACATGCTAAGAATGGTACACCAAGAGGTTGCGATGAAGGGGTTATTGTTGatgaaaaatcaagaaagaagCAACAATATAAAGAGTTATGTAACTCATTCATGCAGTTGGCAGCAAAAGCAGTTGAGAGTGAAGATGGTTATACTTATGCTAGTGATTGTCTTCTGAAAATGGGAAACGACATTGATGGAATGGTAGGGAAGGCAAATAATGTGACAGTTGAGGCAAATAAGGTTGGAGATGTTGTAACTGTTGCAGCTGATGGTAATGCCAATGAAAGTCAAATTAGAGGCTTGAAACCTAAAGGAAGGGTTACATACCAATCAAGTAAGAGACCAAAGAATGCTTTGGAACAGGCTATTAGGAAAAAACGGAAACCAAAAGCAACAAAGAGTGGTTTAGAACATGCTTCTTCTACACAGGAATCTGATGGGACGACTACACTCATTAATGATGAGTATTGGAACTTGACGTACACTGCTCTTGATCCTCCAAGTACATCATAA
- the LOC125191055 gene encoding ABC transporter C family member 3-like — MEFLQTANSSSFTTGMSDSLLLSIGEKLGGAGGLDFLLNPILLRFLTLSLHLILLFIVIISWLRKKFWTNGDENHGRYYSNTLQYYKTTLFSSLGLSLFNLVLCLLSLFYWYRNSWSDEKILTLSELGVKTVSWLSLYLFLHIYFSNLKETKYPLVLRLWWGLFFCVSCYCLVSDVFYFEKAKYLSTLFWASDVVSTLMSLVFCFTGFWGGKMAGESILEAPLLNGSATPAKGDETVTPYDNAGFYSLFTFSWMRPLIALGYEKTLDLEDVPQLSGLDNAGGALPVLNDMLESYSRGSSRVTTAMLAKGLLFTAWREVVLSAVCALIYTLASYVGPYLIDVFVQYLNGSRHFANEGYILVSAFTIAKMFECFAQRHWFFKVQQASYRARAALVAKIYNKGLTLSCQSKKEHTTGEIINFMAVDTERIGDFGWYMHDPWMVVLQVVLALLILYKDLGLASIAALAATILVMLANIPLGKLQEKFQDELMKSKDKRMKATSEVLRNMRILKLQAWELKFLSRIQDLRGVETRWLGRYLYTTAFTTFVFWGAPTFVSVVTFGACMLMGIPLESGKILSALATFRILQEPIYNLPDTIAMIVQTKVSLDRIASFLSLDDLPPDVVQKIPVSSSDITVEVINGKFSWDVSSPSPTLREINFRVSRGMKVAVCGMVGSGKSSLLSSILGEIPKISGVVSLSGTKAYVAQSAWIQSGKIEENILFGKEMDRQWYNRVLEACSLNKDLEILAFGDQTVIGERGINMSGGQKQRIQIARALYQDADVYLFDDPFSAVDAHTGTHLFNECIMRLLDSKTVIYVTHQVEFLPAADLILVMKDGQIKQAGRYNDILWSGSDFMELVGAHEEALSALDSISMDKTAGSSGKNAKPVLQESQNHENDDNNDETKAQLVQEEERVKGSVGLSVYWNYITTAYGGLLAPIALLSQVAFQVLQIGSNYWMAWATPVSKDEAPQVGGSTLILVYVALSIGSAFCILGRALSVVTISYKTANILFNKMHLCIFRAPMSFFDSTPSGRILNRASTDQSTVDLNMGIISLFCFAVIQLLGIVAVMSQVAWQVFIIFVPVIAICILLQRYYIAAARELARLCGVSKAPVIQHFSETLSGSITIRSFDQEPRFREISLRLIDGYSRPKFNTAGAMEWLCLRLDVLSLMTFTCALIFLITLPEGTIDPSIAGLAVTYGLNLNMYQSWVVWNLCFMENRIISVERILQYTSLSSEPPLVIESNRPASCWPTQGEVNIQDLQVRYGPHMPFVLRGLTCTFFGGKRTGIVGRTGSGKSTLIQTLFRIVEPTVGQIVIDGINISDIGLHDLRSKLSIIPQDPTMFEGTVRTNLDPLEEYTDEQIWEALDKCQLGDEVRKKAEKLDFAVTENGENWSVGQRQLVCLGRVLLKKSKVLVLDEATASVDTATDNLIQQTLRNHFCDSTVITIAHRITSVLDSDMVVLLDNGLLKEYDMPEKLLEDKSSLFAKLVAEYSMRSSSTSVEHLSND, encoded by the exons ATGGAATTCCTTCAGACAGCAAATTCATCCTCCTTCACCACGGGTATGTCTGATTCTCTACTTCTTTCCATTGGTGAGAAACTAGGAGGTGCCGGTGGTCTTGATTTTCTGTTGAACCCAATTTTATTGCGCTTCTTGACGCTTTCTTTGcacttgattttgttgtttattgtCATCATCTCGTGGCTTCGCAAGAAATTTTGGACCAACGGCGATGAAAACCATGGTAGATATTATAGTAATACTCTCCAATACTACAAAACAACCCTTTTTTCCTCTTTAGGCCTTTCATTATTTAATCTCGTTTTATGCCTTTTGAGCCTCTTCTATTGGTATAGAAATAGTTGGAGTGATGAAAAGATTCTAACTTTATCGGAATTGGGCGTCAAAACAGTTTCTTGGCTCTCTTTATATCTTTTCCTGCATATATATTTCTCGAATTTGAAAGAAACCAAGTATCCCCTCGTTCTGAGGCTTTGGTGGGGGCTATTCTTCTGTGTTTCTTGCTATTGCTTAGTGAGTGACGTTTTTTATTTCGAAAAGGCGAAATATTTGTCTACTCTGTTTTGGGCCTCTGATGTTGTTTCAACCCTTATGAGTTTAGTGTTTTGTTTCACTGGATTTTGGGGTGGGAAAATGGCTGGGGAGAGTATCCTTGAAGCACCCCTTTTAAATGGTAGTGCTACACCAGCTAAAGGGGATGAGACTGTGACCCCTTATGACAATGCTGGTTTCTATAGTCTCTTTACTTTCTCGTGGATGAGGCCTCTGATCGCACTAGGGTACGAGAAAACCTTGGATCTTGAGGATGTTCCTCAGCTTTCCGGCTTGGATAATGCTGGAGGGGCATTACCAGTTTTGAATGATATGCTGGAGTCTTATAGTCGAGGAAGTAGCCGAGTCACTACGGCCATGCTAGCCAAGGGATTGCTCTTTACTGCATGGAGAGAAGTTGTGCTATCAGCTGTTTGTGCGCTGATATACACGTTGGCTTCTTATGTTGGTCCGTACCTCATTGATGTGTTTGTCCAATACTTGAATGGAAGTAGGCATTTCGCAAATGAGGGATATATATTGGTTTCTGCGTTCACCATTGCAAAGATGTTTGAGTGCTTTGCACAGAGACATTGGTTTTTTAAGGTTCAACAGGCTAGTTATAGGGCGAGGGCAGCATTAGTtgccaaaatatataataaggGGTTGACGCTTTCGTGTCAATCAAAGAAAGAGCATACAACGGgggaaattattaatttcatggCAGTTGACACTGAGAGGATAGGTGACTTTGGTTGGTATATGCATGATCCGTGGATGGTGGTTCTGCAAGTCGTCTTAGCATTACTAATATTGTATAAAGATCTTGGGCTTGCTTCAATAGCAGCACTTGCTGCTACTATTTTGGTCATGTTAGCAAATATTCCACTTGGAAAATTGCAGGAGAAATTTCAGGACGAGTTGATGAAATCCAAAGATAAAAGGATGAAGGCGACTTCAGAAGTCTTGAGGAACATGAGAATCCTTAAACTTCAGGCATGGGAGTTGAAGTTTCTCTCTAGGATTCAGGATCTTAGGGGAGTAGAAACCCGATGGTTGGGAAGATATCTTTATACGACAGCCTTCACCACATTTGTGTTTTGGGGTGCTCCTACATTTGTGTCTGTGGTAACTTTTGGTGCTTGTATGCTCATGGGAATCCCACTTGAATCGGGAAAAATACTATCAGCATTGGCAACCTTTCGGATTCTTCAAGAGCCAATTTACAATCTGCCTGATACAATAGCCATGATTGTTCAGACCAAAGTTTCGTTGGATCGAATTGCGTCTTTCCTTTCTCTTGACGATCTGCCACCAGATGTAGTACAGAAGATTCCGGTTAGTAGTTCTGATATTACTGTTGAGgtaataaatggaaaattttcctGGGATGTATCATCACCTAGTCCCACGCTGAGAGAGATTAATTTTAGAGTTTCACGTGGCATGAAGGTTGCAGTTTGCGGCATGGTTGGCTCTGGCAAGTCAAGCTTACTTTCTAGTATTTTGggggaaataccaaaaatatctGGGGTTGTTAGTCTATCAGGAACGAAAGCCTATGTTGCTCAGTCAGCTTGGATTCAGAGTGGAaagatagaagaaaatataCTGTTTGGTAAGGAAATGGATAGACAATGGTATAACAGAGTACTCGAAGCATGTTCACTGAATAAAGACCTAGAGATTCTCGCTTTTGGGGATCAAACTGTTATTGGTGAGAGAGGAATCAACATGAGTGGTGGACAGAAGCAGAGGATACAGATTGCGCGAGCTCTTTACCAAGATGCTGacgtttatttatttgatgatccgttcagtgctgtGGATGCACATACAGGCACTCATCTTTTCAAT GAATGCATTATGCGGCTTCTGGATTCCAAAACCGTTATATATGTTACTCATCAAGTGGAGTTTTTGCCTGCTGCTGATCTTATTCTG GTTATGAAAGACGGACAAATTAAACAAGCAGGCAGATACAACGACATTCTCTGGTCAGGAAGTGACTTCATGGAACTTGTCGGTGCACACGAGGAGGCTTTATCAGCTCTTGATTCCATTAGTATGGATAAAACAGCGGGAAGTAGCGGTAAAAATGCTAAGCCTGTTTTACAGGAATctcaaaatcatgaaaatgaTGACAATAATGATGAAACAAAGGCTCAGCTtgttcaagaagaagaaagggtGAAAGGAAGTGTAGGGCTGTCAGTTTACTGGAACTATATTACAACAGCCTATGGAGGACTCCTAGCACCGATTGCTTTGCTATCTCAGGTTGCCTTTCAGGTGCTTCAAATTGGAAGCAATTATTGGATGGCTTGGGCAACTCCTGTTTCCAAGGATGAAGCACCTCAAGTTGGAGGCTCTACCCTTATCCTTGTCTATGTTGCATTGTCGATTGGAAGTGCTTTTTGCATTTTGGGGAGGGCTTTATCTGTTGTGACCATTAGCTACAAAACTGCAAACATACTCTTTAACAAGATGCATCTCTGCATATTCCGTGCTCCCATGTCTTTCTTTGATTCCACTCCAAGTGGGCGAATTCTCAATAGA GCATCCACGGACCAAAGTACTGTTGATTTGAACATGGGTATCATTTCGCTCTTTTGTTTTGCTGTGATTCAGCTTCTCGGAATAGTTGCAGTCATGTCACAAGTTGCTTGGCAGGTCTTCATCATTTTCGTTCCAGTAATTGCAATTTGCATATTGTTACAG AGATATTACATAGCTGCTGCCCGAGAACTTGCCCGGCTATGTGGAGTGAGCAAAGCTCCAGTTATACAACACTTTTCGGAGACACTATCAGGATCAATCACCATTAGGAGTTTTGATCAAGAACCCAGATTCCGAGAGATTAGCTTAAGACTAATAGATGGATATTCACGACCTAAGTTTAATACAGCTGGTGCCATGGAGTGGCTATGCCTGCGTCTGGATGTGTTGTCTCTCATGACGTTTACCTGTGCACTGATTTTCCTGATTACTCTTCCTGAAGGAACTATTGATCCAA GTATTGCTGGTTTAGCGGTGACGTATGgccttaatttaaatatgtatcaatCCTGGGTTGTTTGGAATCTTTGCTTTATGGAGAACAGAATCATATCAGTCGAAAGAATACTTCAGTATACTTCACTTTCAAGTGAACCTCCTCTTGTTATAGAGTCGAACAGGCCAGCGAGTTGCTGGCCTACCCAAGGAGAAGTCAATATCCAAGACCTTCAG gTTCGATACGGTCCTCACATGCCATTTGTGCTGCGAGGTCTAACATGTACTTTCTTTGGTGGGAAGAGGACTGGTATAGTAGGAAGGACAGGAAGTGGCAAATCGACTCTTATTCAGACACTCTTTCGAATTGTAGAACCCACAGTGGGGCAGATTGTGATTGATGGTATCAATATCTCAGATATTGGACTGCATGATTTACGATCTAAGTTGAGCATAATCCCACAGGATCCAACAATGTTTGAGGGAACTGTTCGGACTAACCTTGACCCCCTTGAAGAGTATACAGACGAGCAGATATGGGAG gCTCTTGATAAGTGCCAGCTTGGTGACGAGGTTAGGAAAAAAGCAGAGAAGCTCGATTTTGCAG TGACTGAGAATGGAGAGAATTGGAGCGTGGGCCAAAGGCAGCTGGTTTGCCTTGGGCGCGTGCTTCTGAAGAAAAGCAAGGTCCTTGTGCTCGATGAAGCAACAGCATCAGTCGACACAGCAACGGATAATCTGATTCAACAGACCCTGAGGAACCATTTTTGTGACTCGACAGTTATAACGATTGCACATAGGATAACATCCGTACTGGACAGCGACATGGTTGTGCTTCTAGACAACG GATTACTTAAGGAATATGATATGCCGGAGAAGTTGTTGGAGGACAAGTCGTCTCTGTTTGCAAAGCTGGTGGCGGAATACAGCATGAGATCAAGTTCTACTAGTGTTGAACATCTTTCAAACGACTAA